The Mesotoga infera sequence GAAAAGGGTCTATAATCTATCTGGAAGGCAAAGAGGTGATTCTTCTGGAGTATCTTGAGAAACTGTTGATCAGAATTGGGCTTGTCTGTATAACGGTCGCGCTTGTTCTATTTCTGCTGCGAAGAGTCGGTCTGAATTTTGGAAGACTTCCTGGAGACATTCACATAAACCTAAGTAATTTCGAATTGTGGCTCCCGATCACTTCCGGACTAATAGTGAGTGTTATAATTACGGGAGCCCTTTGGCTCTGGAGAGTA is a genomic window containing:
- a CDS encoding DUF2905 domain-containing protein, whose product is MILLEYLEKLLIRIGLVCITVALVLFLLRRVGLNFGRLPGDIHINLSNFELWLPITSGLIVSVIITGALWLWRVIRRFL